Genomic window (Hydrogenimonas cancrithermarum):
TCGGAAGGAAACCTTTGATCTTCAGTTTCGGGTTAATCGTCTTTTTGATCAGACGAATGGTGTTCAAAAGCTGGGCGAGCCCTTCCAACGCAAAGAATTCGCACTGAATCGGAATAATGACCGAATGGGCCGCACTGAGCGCATTGATCGTGATAGGCCCAAGTGCAGGGGGTGAATCGATGATGATGTAGTCATACTCTTTTTTCACCTCATCGATCTTCCGTTTCAGAATGAGTTCGCGCCCTTTTCGCGTCTCACTGTCGTAAAACTCTTTTTCCACACCGACCAGGCCGATATTGGAAGGGACGAGATGAAGCGTCGGCAGGGTCGTTTTCAATATCGTGTCCGAAATTTTTTTGGCACCGATCAGGACATGGTAAATGTTGTATTCGTAATCGTTTCGGTGGAACCCGAGACTGGTCGTGGCATTGGCCTGAGGATCCGCATCGATCAGGAGAACCTTTTTTTCAGCCACGGCAAGTGACGCCGCCAGATTGACAGCTGTCGTCGTCTTTCCAACACCGCCTTTTTGGTTGGCTATCGTGATAATTTCGCTCATCGTAAACTTACTACCCTTCTGTTTCCTATCATCAACGAACCGTCTTCATTCAAAACGGCATCCGTCAAATCCAATGTTTCATTCCCGACATGAGTATAAAAGTGTTTGCTCTTTTCAAATTCTAAACTAAAGTTGCTAAAAATCTGCTTCCATGACGGAGAAGTTTCCACGCTCCGCAAAAACGTTTCCAAAAGTTCCAAAGGCGTGATATCGAGATCCAAAGTCCCGAAATCAAGGGGTGCATCGACAATATTCACTCCAATGCCCGCAATCACGGCATCTCCTTTTTTTGCTGTGATGCAGCCCCCTATTTTACGCCCATTGAGGTACAAATCGTTGGGCCATTTGACCCAGGCGCCAGAACCCAGTTTTTCTACCGTTTTTTTCATCAGGAAAGCGAAATAGATGGATGTGGCGCTGATGGGGAGGTCATCCGGCAGCATCGTTTGAGGCATCGCCACGGAAGCGAAAAAATTGCCTTTTTTACCGATCCATCTGTTATCCCTGCTTCCGATACCTTCCGTTTGCATCTGGGCAATCACGGCACATGGAAGGTCGACACGATTCTCCTTTACCTTCTCGATCAGCCAGGCCTGCGTCGACGGGAGCGTTTCAAATGAATAGATCGTCAATCTTCAGCCTCTTGCCCCGGATATAACTCAACGCATCCATCGCTTTTTTCGAAGAAGGTTGGACCATTTTGATCTTCAGTGCACCACTTTTACACGCCACGACGACTCCATCATCGTCGATCGCAAGAATTTTTCCGGCTTCGCCTTCGCCTTCCATCAACGCGAGATCGAGAAGTTTCAAACCGTTTTCGAGATAGATGCCCGGCCATCCTTCAAATGCGCGAAAACGGTTGTAGATCGTCTCGGCCGGCAAATCGAATGTCACCAATCCATCGCGTCTGGCGATTTTTTTACAGTAGGTCGCATCGGCATCACACTGAGGCAAAGATCGTATCGACCGATACTTTTTTACCGTCTTCAGTGTCAGGTCGGCTGCCATTTCGGCCAGACGCATGAAAAGTTCGTTCTTGCGGTCGTTCAGACCGATAGGCGTAACGTTCCACGCAAGCATCGGGCCGCTGTCGAGCCCCTCCTCCATCAGCATCGCCGTCACACCCGTCACACGGTCGCCGTTCAGAAGCGCCTGCTGTATCGGACTCGCGCCACGGTATTTCGGAAGCAGCGAGGCATGCAGATTGATGCAGGGTGCAATCTCTAGTATCGCTTTGGGAAGCAGCTGCCCGTACGCCGCGACGACGATGAAGTCCGGTTTCTCGCGTTCGATCCGCCCTGCGATTCCATCCTCTTTCAGGGAGTACGGCTGATAACAGGCGACGCCCGCCGCCTCCGCCGTAACCTTCACCGGCGGCGGTGTCAACACCTTTTTACGTCCAACAGGTTTATCCGGCTGGGTGTAGACCGAAGTGACGGTGATTTCCTTCTCGGCAAGCAGCCGCTTTAAAATCGTATCGGCATACTCCGGCGTTCCCATAAAAACGATATTCATAGTTTTCTCGCTCCCTCCGCCTGCATCATCTTCTCGAACGATTCGGCCTCTTCCTTCGCTTTGCGTCTCTTTTCCTCCTCCGCCTTTCGCCTCTTTTCGGCTTCACTCATTTCGCTTTTGATCGATTTCAGTTTATTCAGAACATTTTCGTCCACGTCGTATCCTCCATATGATGTAAAGTAGTACCAATCCACCAAAAATTCCACCCAACACCTGTACCCAGGCGCCGATGCGCATCGTCTTGTTCAAGATATCTCGATGCATCCCGTTGTCGATGCTCACACCAGCCGTCTCCGCGACATGATGCATCAGCGAAACCGCGAGATCCTTATCCGGTATCGTTTTGTGGCAGCTCATACATACACCGCGTCGGTCGAGTTTGGCACGCTGTGCATTGTCCAGCGGGCCGGCGAGGTTCCAATGGTTGTCGATTGTCTGTAGCCATGTACCGTTTTCATCGACGAAGCGGCTCCAGTCGACATTGAAGTTCTCGATCTTCGGTTTCTGTACCGTATAGCGCGAAGGGATGACTCTGCCGTCGGCCGTTTTGAGATCGACGATAAAATCTTCGCCCATATTGCCCCACACTTTGCCGCCCTGAATCCCGTAGCCCATCGCGGCGGGGTTGGCATGGCAGCTTTCGCACGCCCTAGCCTCTTTCTGGACCGTATGCGAATGGACCGATGCCATAACGATACCCGGCAGTCTCTTTTCGCTTTCGGGGTGTTTATAGTCGGGCATCATGAAGACATGGTTTTTCAGCAGCGCTTTGCCCGATTTGCCGATGACGGTGACGACCACCTGGCATCCCGGCATTGCCGGCGACACGCGCCCTTCCCCGTTTTGTACCAGCGGTGGATTTTCCCAGCGCAGGTAGCTGCGGGTCTCCGTCACATTACCCGGAACCAGATGTTCTTTGAGCGTCCCGCGCATCGTCGCCGTCGCCCCGTGAAGATCATGGTCGTGTGCCGCCGCGAGCCAGTCGACCTCTTTATGGTTTTGGCTGTAGTCGATCTTCACATGGCATCCGTAACACTGCGGCGCCCACGTATCGTGGCAGGTGTAACACTCCATCCTGTCGTTGTGTTTGGTGATCTGGTCCATCGCGACAAGCCCTTTTTGGGAGATTTTTCCCTCTTCTTTAAGCTTTTTGAGCGGTTTGAGCCGGATATCTTTTCCGCTGGCCAGATGGACGATGACGTCGGTGCCATCCTTGACCACATTCTTGTAGGGATTGCCCCGGGCGGTCAGCAAATACCCCTCTTGGGGCGCGAAGGTCGTCCCCTTTTTCAGATAGTCCGCCAGCCTCTTCGTCACACCGCGTTGTTTGCCCGAAGCGGGTTTGGTATCGAACTCGTCGCTGTAACCGAGCGGCAGCTCCCACGGATACTTTTTCGTCGTTCCGTGGCAATCCTGGCACTCGATCTCGACAGGCCCCAGCGTCGCACCGGCTAAAAAACCATCGCCGTGCAAATCGCGCGTCGTGTGGCAATCCTGACAAAGCATCCCTTTGCGCATATGCACGTCCGATTTGAGATGTAGATAGTGTTTGGTATGGAGTTTGGGCTGGCCGTTCCCTTCCTCGTCGAAGCCCGGTTTATAGGCGGTCTCCATCAACCCTTCATAACTTACGCCGATCCGTTTCCCTCGGTTATGGCAGGTGGAACAGGTCTCGACCGGCACACCCGTATAGCTTACGCCATGGACGCTCACCTTCGCATTTCGCGACGACTGGATCTGATGCACCAGCATATGGCCCGGCTCCTCTTTCGGAATCGTCGGGTCGTTTCCTTCATAAAAGCCGTCGTTGCTGTAGGGGATGTGGCACGAAGAGCAGCCGATCCCGCGGAAATCACCGCGCTTCTGCCGCCCTTTGGAGCCGGTATGGCAGCGCAGACACTCCTGCCGAAGGTAGGTGTAGGCCGCCAGCTTCGGATTTTTCTCCACCTCTTCGGGAGTCGGTGCCGGCGGAATCTCTTTCATTTCGGCCGGGAAGACCTGCGGGTTGAGATCATGAAGCTTCTGCATATATTTCTTGTAGGCCACCGTTCCCAAACGTGCATGCGGATCGGAGGGGTTTTTGGTATCGTAATTCCCCTGATTGTGTTCATACCCTTCCAGTCCACCGAAACTGTAGAGCGTCCCGTGAATTTTTCCCTGCTCCGTCATCATCAGGCTGTTCATCTGTGCCTCGACCTGCTCTTTGTGGCACATGCCGCAGCTGTTTTGGTTGATCCACGGGCTTCCCGGATCGGGATAGAACGCTTTGGGGCCCTCGTGCTCCATAAAATAGGCAAGTGTCCCGCTGTGGGCCGCTTCTTTCGTATCAGCCTCCGGATTTCCGCCATGACAGACAACGCAGTTGTTTCCCTTCACCCCTGCCTTTTCGGCTTTTTTGGCGATCGCTTCGGCCATTTTCGTGTGGGGGTCGCGAATATCTTCGATTCCCTTGTGGCACTCGATACAGCTCTTTCCATAAGCAGCGATCATCATAACTATAATTAATACAAAATATCTGATCACGAGGGCTCCTTTCAGAATGAAGAATGGTAACATACCGGGGATGAGAGGCCGCTAAAAAACAGGATCCGAAGCCCTCAAAGAGAATTACACACGGATTGCACACAAACGGAGTATAATAGATTTAAAAGGAGGTTATCATGTGTATGTCCCATGCTCCAGCCAAAGCACACCAGCCCGGCGGTTGGAAGAAGAAAGAGAAAGCGGCGAAAAAGCATACGCCGTTCGATGAAAGCCTGATGAAACCCGACCCGGATTTTGTCGACGAGCGGATCGAAAAACGAGAAAAACCGAAAGGCTTCCTCGACAGGCTCGCGAATATATTCGACTAAAACCCGATTACGCTTTCCAGAGTTCGTAGCGGCTCCAGATGTCGTGTGCCTCTTCACCCGCACCGGCATCGATAGCCGATTTGATCAGATCGGCCGCCATTTCGCGCGTACCGCCCGCTTCCCCTTTGGCATAGATCTCTCCAAGTGTGATACGCGCAGCGATATCGCCCGCATCACTGGCCATCTTCAGATATTTTGCAGCTTTTTCAAAATTTTCCGGTACACCCACGGCATTGGCATAGGCGAATCCGATGGCCGATTGTGCCGGTACGATCCCGCCATCGGCCGCTTTCTC
Coding sequences:
- a CDS encoding ParA family protein translates to MSEIITIANQKGGVGKTTTAVNLAASLAVAEKKVLLIDADPQANATTSLGFHRNDYEYNIYHVLIGAKKISDTILKTTLPTLHLVPSNIGLVGVEKEFYDSETRKGRELILKRKIDEVKKEYDYIIIDSPPALGPITINALSAAHSVIIPIQCEFFALEGLAQLLNTIRLIKKTINPKLKIKGFLPTMYSGQNNLSKQVFADLTQHFKNKLFKSNDDEFIVIPRNVKLAESPSFGKPVILYDVKSTGSQAYQHLAQAILAS
- a CDS encoding biotin--[acetyl-CoA-carboxylase] ligase; its protein translation is MTIYSFETLPSTQAWLIEKVKENRVDLPCAVIAQMQTEGIGSRDNRWIGKKGNFFASVAMPQTMLPDDLPISATSIYFAFLMKKTVEKLGSGAWVKWPNDLYLNGRKIGGCITAKKGDAVIAGIGVNIVDAPLDFGTLDLDITPLELLETFLRSVETSPSWKQIFSNFSLEFEKSKHFYTHVGNETLDLTDAVLNEDGSLMIGNRRVVSLR
- the fmt gene encoding methionyl-tRNA formyltransferase is translated as MNIVFMGTPEYADTILKRLLAEKEITVTSVYTQPDKPVGRKKVLTPPPVKVTAEAAGVACYQPYSLKEDGIAGRIEREKPDFIVVAAYGQLLPKAILEIAPCINLHASLLPKYRGASPIQQALLNGDRVTGVTAMLMEEGLDSGPMLAWNVTPIGLNDRKNELFMRLAEMAADLTLKTVKKYRSIRSLPQCDADATYCKKIARRDGLVTFDLPAETIYNRFRAFEGWPGIYLENGLKLLDLALMEGEGEAGKILAIDDDGVVVACKSGALKIKMVQPSSKKAMDALSYIRGKRLKIDDLFI
- a CDS encoding multiheme c-type cytochrome, translated to MMIAAYGKSCIECHKGIEDIRDPHTKMAEAIAKKAEKAGVKGNNCVVCHGGNPEADTKEAAHSGTLAYFMEHEGPKAFYPDPGSPWINQNSCGMCHKEQVEAQMNSLMMTEQGKIHGTLYSFGGLEGYEHNQGNYDTKNPSDPHARLGTVAYKKYMQKLHDLNPQVFPAEMKEIPPAPTPEEVEKNPKLAAYTYLRQECLRCHTGSKGRQKRGDFRGIGCSSCHIPYSNDGFYEGNDPTIPKEEPGHMLVHQIQSSRNAKVSVHGVSYTGVPVETCSTCHNRGKRIGVSYEGLMETAYKPGFDEEGNGQPKLHTKHYLHLKSDVHMRKGMLCQDCHTTRDLHGDGFLAGATLGPVEIECQDCHGTTKKYPWELPLGYSDEFDTKPASGKQRGVTKRLADYLKKGTTFAPQEGYLLTARGNPYKNVVKDGTDVIVHLASGKDIRLKPLKKLKEEGKISQKGLVAMDQITKHNDRMECYTCHDTWAPQCYGCHVKIDYSQNHKEVDWLAAAHDHDLHGATATMRGTLKEHLVPGNVTETRSYLRWENPPLVQNGEGRVSPAMPGCQVVVTVIGKSGKALLKNHVFMMPDYKHPESEKRLPGIVMASVHSHTVQKEARACESCHANPAAMGYGIQGGKVWGNMGEDFIVDLKTADGRVIPSRYTVQKPKIENFNVDWSRFVDENGTWLQTIDNHWNLAGPLDNAQRAKLDRRGVCMSCHKTIPDKDLAVSLMHHVAETAGVSIDNGMHRDILNKTMRIGAWVQVLGGIFGGLVLLYIIWRIRRGRKCSE
- a CDS encoding tetratricopeptide repeat protein, which codes for MEEIDCYNAGMNAYAQQRFEEAYAWFMKDEENPKCQYALGVLHYNGQGAERSFKEAAKWYEKAADGGIVPAQSAIGFAYANAVGVPENFEKAAKYLKMASDAGDIAARITLGEIYAKGEAGGTREMAADLIKSAIDAGAGEEAHDIWSRYELWKA